A region from the Coffea eugenioides isolate CCC68of chromosome 9, Ceug_1.0, whole genome shotgun sequence genome encodes:
- the LOC113783352 gene encoding beta-glucuronosyltransferase GlcAT14A-like yields MPMAILFRQIPLFTVLPLSLLSLFLLFRLLANHQPHRFSQLPKPFPPPPKVAYFISGTNNDGPRIFRLLQATYHPRNYYLLHLDRRASDKQRDQLARIVGSVEIFVAAGNVNVMKKSNPVNEEGSSPLALILHGAAILSRWKKDWDWFVNLAASDYPLIPQDDFLHILSYLPRELNFIEHETNITMQEYQRITDVIVDPRLYLQSAGRMFMGSEKRTVPNAFRFLTGSPHVILNHKLIQFALLGWENFPRILLLYFSNTRLSHKAYFQTLACNSEFSRTVINSNLRYTDCNSPCSESHHSRRPMDFGSMLASGAAFAGNFSVNDPIMDVIDSVVLNRGKGMPAPGAWCLGRSWSGRVSCSEWGDVDILRPGPAARRFKQLLLKLMKSKSFRSDFT; encoded by the exons ATGCCAATGGCAATCCTCTTCAGGCAAATTCCCCTCTTCACTGTCCTCCCCCTCTCCCTTCTCTCCCTCTTCCTACTCTTCCGCCTACTCGCCAACCACCAACCCCACCGTTTTTCCCAGCTACCAAAACCCTTTCCTCCACCGCCTAAAGTAGCCTACTTCATTTCCGGCACTAACAATGATGGCCCAAGAATCTTCAGGCTTCTTCAAGCCACATATCACCCAAGAAACTACTATCTGTTGCACCTTGACCGGCGTGCATCGGATAAGCAGAGGGATCAGCTTGCTAGAATTGTGGGTTCTGTTGAAATCTTCGTTGCAGCTGGGAATGTGAATGTTATGAAGAAGTCAAACCCGGTAAACGAAGAGGGCTCCTCTCCTCTTGCTTTGATTCTTCATGGTGCGGCTATTTTGTCGAGGTGGAAAAAAGACTGGGATTGGTTTGTTAACCTTGCTGCTTCCGATTATCCTCTCATTCCTCAGGATG ATTTTCTCCACATCTTGTCATATTTACCAAGAGAGTTGAATTTCATAGAACATGAGACTAACATCACCATGCAGGA ATATCAAAGGATTACCGACGTGATTGTTGATCCACGCCTTTATCTTCAATCAGCAGGAAGAATGTTCATGGGCAGTGAAAAGCGTACGGTACCAAATGCCTTCAGGTTTTTAACAG GTTCTCCACACGTGATTCTCAATCACAAACTCATTCAGTTTGCTCTCCTAGgatgggaaaattttccaaggaTACTCCTATTATACTTCTCAAACACTAGACTTTCTCATAAAGCCTATTTCCAGACCCTTGCTTGCAATTCAGAGTTCTCTCGCACTGTAATCAACTCAAATTTGCGATACACTGACTGCAACTCCCCTTGTTCCGAAAGCCATCATAGCAGAAGGCCTATGGATTTTGGGAGTATGCTCGCAAGCGGAGCAGcttttgctggaaatttttcaGTAAATGATCCAATTATGGATGTTATTGACTCAGTTGTGCTCAATCGTGGTAAAGGAATGCCTGCACCAGGTGCATGGTGCTTGGGAAGGTCATGGAGTGGCAGGGTTTCTTGCTCGGAATGGGGTGATGTTGATATATTGAGGCCTGGTCCAGCTGCAAGAAGGTTTAAGCAGCTGCTTCTTAAATTAATGAAGAGCAAATCATTCAGGTCCGACTTTACTTGA
- the LOC113782601 gene encoding uncharacterized protein LOC113782601 encodes MLGCVANLYESIESLNETYIQPNQSKDTLLKPRAPASIPLLSLNDGQTEAVFYRCCYGRNCNCVSDDRRAICPQCGNAMTISLKYVAPPAAQEASAGDEGGFVKGVVTYMVMDDLVVKPMSTISSIALLNKFNVKEIEALEEKAVILGMNEALKLLKTSLESKSVLTNVFMKSVGK; translated from the exons ATGTTAGGTTGCGTGGCCAACCTATACGAGAGCATTGAGAGTCTAAACGAAACATATATACAACCCAACCAGAGCAAAGACACCCTTCTCAAGCCAAGAGCCCCTGCTTCCATTCCTCTCTTGTCCCTCaacgatggacaaactgaagctGTTTTCTACCGGTGCTGCTATGGTCGCAATTGTAACTGTGTATCTGATGACCGTAGGGCAATATGTCCTCAGTGCGGGAATGCCATGACCATCAGCCTGAAATATGTTGCTCCCCCAGCAGCGCAAGAAGCAAGTGCAGGGGACGAAGGGGGATTTGTCAAGGGTGTCGTGACCTATATGGTTATGGATGACTTGGTGGTGAAGCCCATGTCTACTATCTCTAGCATTGCACTGCTTAACAAGTTTAATGTGAAGGAAATAGAAGCCCTTGAGGAGAAGGCGGTGATTCTTGGCATGAATGAG gCACTGAAGTTGCTGAAGACATCTCTGGAGTCCAAGAGCGTACTCACAAATGTCTTCATGAAGAGTGTGGGAAAATAA
- the LOC113783109 gene encoding uncharacterized protein LOC113783109 gives MAAAASSVSLKLLIDTKSCKVLFAEANKITVDFLFHVLSLPVGTVIRLLGKQGMVGCVANLYESIESLNETYIQPNQSKDTLLKPRAAASIPLLSLDDGQTKAVFYRCGRGYNCNFASDDPKAICPQCKNAMTNSMKYVAPPAVKAAAAGDEGGFVKGVVTYMVMDDLVVKPMSTISSIALLNRLNVKEVGALEEKEVILGMNEALMLLKASFESKTALTNVFLKNTGK, from the exons ATGGCTGCAGCAGCCTCGTCAGTGAGTTTGAAGCTTTTGATCGACACCAAAAGCTGCAAAGTCCTATTTGCCGAAGCTAATAAAATCACAGTTGATTTCCTTTTCCACGTCCTGTCTTTGCCAGTGGGAACTGTTATAAGGCTTCTGGGCAAGCAAGGAATGGTAGGTTGCGTGGCCAACCTATACGAGAGCATTGAGAGTCTAAACGAAACATATATACAACCCAACCAGAGCAAAGACACCCTTCTCAAGCCAAGAGCCGCTGCTTCCATTCCTCTCTTGTCCCTCGACGATGGACAAACTAAAGCTGTTTTCTACAGGTGCGGCCGTGGTTACAATTGCAACTTTGCGTCTGATGACCCCAAGGCAATATGTCCCCAGTGCAAGAATGCCATGACCAACAGCATGAAATATGTTGCTCCTCCAGCAGTGAAAGCAGCAGCTGCAGGGGACGAAGGGGGATTTGTCAAGGGTGTAGTGACCTATATGGTTATGGATGACTTGGTGGTGAAGCCCATGTCTACTATCTCTAGCATTGCACTGCTTAACAGGTTGAATGTGAAGGAAGTTGGTGCCCTGGAGGAGAAGGAGGTGATTCTTGGCATGAATGAG GCATTGATGTTGCTCAAGGCATCTTTTGAGTCCAAGACGGCACTCACAAATGTCTTCTTGAAGAATACGGGAAAATGA